A portion of the Actomonas aquatica genome contains these proteins:
- a CDS encoding glycoside hydrolase family 172 protein, with protein MKFHTPKCLWAAGLAVAILWTGCQTPRQQVTETPGWSRLHGGLTDLPLLTGAVTRSITPENMTGEKGRAAMAIPDPNQKDPPISARAADHLGQGWKVRPFLRVNAGQQVTLMDVEGPGVIQHLWMVEGLSRDHVLRFYWDDETTPSIEVPAPDFFGVGHEQFGAIDSAAVTVNPKNALNSWWPMPFREHARITFTNEGDEDLMLLAFQITYELRPVPAHAGYLHAQWRRGWSGEQNPYVILDGVKGQGRYVGTVLSWTQQTNQKWWGEGEVKFFIDGDDRFPTISGTGLEDYFLGSWGFRQNYHTAYAGHTLAEERDNPLPNFWNMYRWHIMDPINFAADLKVTVQALGWSPTSTYLKLDDDITSVALWYQTEPHAPFPPLPSAAERQPVPEAAAETEPAPDPAAP; from the coding sequence ATGAAATTTCATACCCCTAAGTGCCTCTGGGCCGCGGGCTTGGCCGTGGCGATCTTGTGGACTGGTTGCCAAACCCCGCGCCAGCAAGTGACCGAGACGCCCGGCTGGTCACGCCTTCACGGTGGCCTGACCGATCTGCCACTGCTCACCGGGGCGGTGACGCGCTCCATCACACCGGAAAACATGACGGGCGAAAAGGGCCGCGCGGCGATGGCGATTCCGGATCCGAATCAGAAGGACCCGCCGATCTCCGCGCGGGCGGCCGATCACCTCGGCCAAGGCTGGAAGGTGCGGCCGTTCCTGCGGGTCAACGCGGGTCAGCAGGTGACGCTCATGGATGTGGAGGGGCCGGGTGTGATTCAGCACCTTTGGATGGTCGAGGGACTCAGCCGCGATCACGTGCTGCGTTTTTATTGGGACGACGAAACGACGCCCTCGATCGAAGTGCCGGCGCCGGACTTTTTTGGCGTGGGCCACGAACAGTTTGGCGCGATCGATTCGGCGGCGGTGACGGTGAATCCGAAGAACGCCTTAAACAGCTGGTGGCCGATGCCGTTTCGCGAACATGCGCGCATCACCTTCACCAACGAGGGCGACGAGGACCTCATGTTGCTCGCCTTCCAGATCACCTACGAGCTGCGGCCGGTGCCGGCCCATGCCGGTTACCTGCATGCGCAATGGCGCCGCGGGTGGTCCGGCGAGCAGAACCCCTACGTCATCCTCGACGGCGTGAAAGGGCAGGGACGTTACGTCGGCACGGTGTTGTCCTGGACCCAGCAGACCAACCAGAAGTGGTGGGGAGAGGGCGAAGTGAAATTCTTCATCGATGGCGACGATCGGTTTCCGACCATCAGCGGCACGGGGTTGGAGGACTACTTCCTCGGCAGCTGGGGTTTTCGGCAAAACTACCACACCGCCTACGCCGGTCACACGCTGGCGGAGGAGCGCGACAATCCGCTGCCCAACTTCTGGAACATGTATCGCTGGCACATCATGGACCCGATCAACTTCGCCGCGGACCTGAAGGTGACGGTGCAGGCGCTCGGTTGGAGTCCGACCAGCACCTATCTCAAACTCGACGACGACATCACCTCGGTCGCGCTCTGGTATCAGACCGAGCCGCACGCGCCGTTTCCGCCGCTGCCGAGCGCCGCCGAGCGTCAACCTGTGCCGGAGGCGGCCGCCGAAACCGAGCCTGCCCCTGATCCCGCCGCGCCGTGA
- a CDS encoding PGPGW domain-containing protein, which produces MVESLTREFQHWQRGTPGRRFIARYRHSRREQLQVLSWRRILRWVIGLTLVAIGAVLTVAPGPATIFFIIGGGLLAKESRWVARLLDAAELKLQPVVCWLQRHYARLSPPNQKRLQAVLLTTSVIGIGITVTALFR; this is translated from the coding sequence ATGGTTGAAAGCCTCACCCGCGAATTTCAGCACTGGCAGCGTGGCACGCCCGGGCGTCGCTTCATCGCGCGCTATCGCCACTCCCGCCGGGAGCAGCTGCAGGTGCTCAGCTGGCGTCGCATTCTGCGCTGGGTGATCGGGCTGACTCTCGTCGCCATCGGCGCCGTGCTGACCGTCGCGCCCGGCCCGGCGACGATTTTCTTTATCATTGGTGGTGGGCTACTTGCCAAAGAGTCCCGCTGGGTGGCCCGCCTGCTCGACGCCGCCGAACTCAAACTCCAGCCGGTCGTGTGCTGGCTGCAACGCCACTACGCCCGCCTTTCTCCGCCCAACCAGAAGCGCCTCCAGGCGGTGCTGCTCACCACGTCCGTGATCGGCATCGGCATCACGGTGACCGCGCTTTTCCGCTGA
- a CDS encoding DUF1206 domain-containing protein, with protein sequence MSSSSGNSQFARKLAEFDLDENPVAKKSWRPWIRTLAGFGFWAQGFLHIVVGTLATLLALGMGGEAESLGSALQEIAGHAFGGVLLGLLALGFISLAGWRVVQAVWDPDEIGHHLTGLALRVGLLFIGGLHLALAGRAIWILWQGAGGTDAGSENERVNAATGWLLQQPWGQVLVGLVGVIIVAIAVANIVRAVNARFRENYARERMSRRIQFVTTLLGRLGFAARALLLLTAATLFFRAAWHASAEQTGGMAKSMETLLQQPFGTALLAATGGGLIAYGLFHWSMIRYRGFKATD encoded by the coding sequence ATGAGTAGCTCCTCCGGAAATTCGCAGTTCGCCCGAAAACTGGCCGAGTTCGACTTGGACGAAAACCCGGTCGCAAAAAAATCCTGGCGACCCTGGATCCGCACCCTCGCCGGCTTCGGTTTTTGGGCGCAAGGCTTCCTCCACATCGTCGTCGGCACCCTCGCAACGTTGTTGGCGCTCGGCATGGGCGGCGAAGCCGAAAGCCTCGGTTCGGCACTGCAGGAAATCGCCGGCCACGCCTTCGGCGGCGTCCTGCTCGGTCTGCTCGCGCTCGGTTTCATTTCGCTCGCGGGCTGGCGCGTGGTGCAGGCGGTGTGGGACCCCGACGAGATCGGCCACCATCTCACCGGTCTCGCGCTGCGCGTGGGGCTGCTCTTCATCGGCGGCCTCCATCTCGCCCTCGCCGGACGCGCGATTTGGATTCTGTGGCAGGGCGCCGGCGGCACCGATGCCGGCAGCGAAAACGAGCGCGTCAACGCCGCCACCGGCTGGCTGTTGCAACAACCGTGGGGGCAGGTGCTGGTCGGGCTGGTCGGCGTGATCATCGTGGCCATCGCCGTCGCCAACATCGTGCGCGCGGTCAACGCCCGCTTCCGCGAGAACTACGCCCGCGAGCGCATGTCCCGGCGTATCCAATTTGTAACGACGCTGCTCGGTCGCCTCGGCTTCGCCGCCCGCGCGCTGCTGTTGCTCACCGCCGCCACCCTCTTTTTCCGCGCCGCCTGGCATGCCTCTGCCGAGCAAACCGGCGGCATGGCCAAGTCGATGGAAACCCTCCTGCAACAACCCTTCGGCACCGCCCTGCTTGCGGCCACCGGCGGCGGTCTCATCGCCTACGGCCTTTTCCACTGGAGCATGATCCGCTACCGCGGCTTCAAGGCCACCGACTGA
- a CDS encoding alpha/beta hydrolase: MNQSNLPLFLRGLVFGSACGLSAFVLAGCQGLPAKANAQSGSGVSSNRLHHIVSDFDGAYRPFYDNQLFVRYEQPFERGTSAEKLAIIRGRNQDLFCHFEALLDDIEANMEASLQRPDYTGDPKTLKVLLWLHGGLNSPSGIDELLTSGGNRNESLPDGQRERILNAGYYPLYISWRSGAFVSLRDRYFRVRNGGRAQGPLAYVRAVPYLLTDTITGVAQLPETLWDGAADRLAENHRGGALKRDWDDDRWKKYFSDGGADGPHLALWDEPNRDLGPWENLAYQTQLIVPGVTRIATTPVLQGIGTPAWQMMLRRSKNVVTMEADALSLDDGYGLPELDSSLRGNGVASVVAWRLQEIEKRLGEKGITLEIYLHGHSMGAIIANDLVRMYPDLPYKRIVHLASADSVRNWVDKTEPYLRKHPETEFYNLVLHPVNEEREDISMVTLLPEGSLLVWLDSMFTKPDHVMDRRSGRWDNAKYLLASYANIVEQRTGSVGKGTEAEQNAAAVRLKVFNLDPDSKDTPQTHGDFKDKPFWEKGFYWQ, translated from the coding sequence ATGAACCAGTCCAACCTACCCTTGTTCCTGCGTGGTTTAGTTTTCGGTTCCGCCTGCGGACTCAGTGCATTCGTGCTCGCGGGGTGCCAGGGCCTCCCTGCGAAGGCGAACGCGCAGTCGGGTTCCGGGGTCAGTTCCAATCGGCTGCACCATATCGTTTCCGATTTCGACGGGGCGTATCGACCTTTCTATGACAACCAGTTGTTCGTGCGCTACGAGCAACCGTTTGAAAGGGGCACATCGGCTGAGAAACTCGCGATCATTCGAGGCCGGAACCAGGACCTTTTCTGTCATTTCGAGGCATTGCTCGATGACATTGAGGCGAACATGGAGGCGTCTCTGCAACGGCCGGATTACACCGGAGATCCCAAGACCCTGAAGGTGCTGCTGTGGCTGCACGGCGGTCTCAACAGTCCTTCGGGCATCGATGAGCTGCTCACCTCGGGTGGTAACCGGAACGAGTCCCTCCCGGATGGTCAGCGTGAGCGGATCCTCAATGCCGGATATTACCCGCTCTACATCAGCTGGCGATCTGGTGCCTTTGTCTCATTGCGAGATCGGTATTTTCGCGTGCGCAATGGCGGGCGAGCCCAAGGGCCGTTGGCTTATGTTCGGGCAGTGCCCTACCTGCTTACGGATACGATTACAGGAGTCGCCCAGCTGCCGGAGACCTTGTGGGACGGGGCGGCTGACCGGCTGGCGGAAAACCATCGCGGCGGTGCTTTGAAGCGGGATTGGGATGACGATCGTTGGAAGAAATACTTCTCGGATGGTGGGGCGGATGGGCCCCATCTCGCGCTCTGGGATGAACCCAATCGGGATTTGGGGCCGTGGGAAAACTTAGCCTATCAGACTCAGCTGATCGTTCCGGGAGTGACTCGTATTGCCACGACACCCGTTCTGCAGGGAATCGGAACACCCGCGTGGCAGATGATGCTACGGCGGTCCAAGAACGTGGTCACAATGGAAGCCGACGCCCTGAGCCTGGATGACGGTTATGGATTGCCGGAACTCGATTCAAGTTTGCGGGGGAACGGGGTGGCATCCGTGGTGGCATGGCGCCTGCAGGAGATTGAGAAGCGGCTTGGCGAAAAAGGCATTACTCTGGAGATCTATCTGCACGGACACAGCATGGGAGCGATCATCGCGAACGATCTGGTGCGGATGTATCCGGATCTGCCTTACAAGCGAATTGTGCACTTGGCCTCCGCCGACAGCGTGAGGAACTGGGTGGACAAGACGGAGCCTTATCTGCGCAAGCATCCGGAGACCGAGTTTTACAATCTGGTGCTGCACCCCGTGAATGAGGAGCGAGAGGATATCAGCATGGTGACGTTGTTGCCGGAGGGCAGTCTCCTGGTCTGGCTGGACTCCATGTTCACAAAGCCGGATCACGTCATGGATCGCCGTTCCGGGCGCTGGGACAACGCCAAGTATCTCCTCGCCAGTTATGCGAATATCGTAGAACAGCGCACTGGTTCCGTGGGCAAAGGCACTGAAGCCGAGCAGAATGCGGCGGCAGTGCGACTCAAGGTCTTCAACCTCGATCCTGATTCCAAAGATACCCCGCAAACTCACGGTGACTTCAAGGATAAGCCCTTCTGGGAAAAAGGGTTTTACTGGCAGTAG
- a CDS encoding MBL fold metallo-hydrolase, whose product MAWVSQWCPFFLPGRGGCNSSGFRVWFGVGVALMGGGCATYNPLTKDAALRVAQADYAAASGVHITFLGNCTLYLTDGTTNLMIDGFLSRPGVFQTLVGRVAPDPDVISRELQLARIQELDAVLVGHAHHDHALDAPWVASKTGAVVMGSRSYGFIHEGAAAATEVGPWIEVPPAGRTERFGAFTVTFVPSVHVGTHSVLQSVVEGHIDQPLETPAHYSRFNCGEVFALHIEHETHGSVAISTTAGSKPDQFNGREADAVFLGVGFLAKESAKLQQQYWQANVTDTCAKTVIPIHWDNFSRKLKRGLKPAPVDKVGTAFAFVKRMAKAEQRTVRIMDLRDTVLLQNHALITDGDVP is encoded by the coding sequence ATGGCCTGGGTATCTCAGTGGTGTCCTTTCTTTCTGCCCGGGCGGGGTGGCTGCAACAGCAGCGGTTTCCGAGTTTGGTTCGGCGTTGGCGTCGCCTTGATGGGGGGAGGCTGCGCGACCTACAACCCGTTGACCAAAGATGCCGCGTTGCGGGTGGCGCAGGCCGATTACGCCGCCGCGAGTGGGGTGCACATCACGTTTCTGGGAAACTGCACCCTGTATCTGACGGACGGAACTACGAACCTGATGATTGATGGCTTTCTGTCGCGTCCGGGAGTCTTCCAGACGCTGGTGGGTCGGGTCGCACCCGACCCCGACGTGATCAGCCGGGAGTTGCAGTTGGCGCGTATTCAGGAACTCGATGCCGTGTTGGTCGGGCATGCCCATCACGACCATGCGTTGGACGCGCCTTGGGTGGCGAGTAAGACGGGGGCGGTTGTGATGGGGTCGAGGTCCTACGGCTTCATTCACGAAGGGGCGGCGGCGGCGACCGAGGTGGGTCCCTGGATCGAGGTGCCGCCGGCAGGCAGGACGGAGAGATTTGGGGCGTTCACCGTGACCTTCGTGCCGTCGGTCCATGTGGGCACGCATTCCGTGCTGCAGTCGGTCGTCGAGGGTCACATCGATCAACCTTTGGAAACCCCGGCGCACTACTCTCGCTTTAATTGTGGCGAGGTGTTCGCGCTCCACATCGAACACGAAACGCATGGTAGCGTTGCGATCTCAACGACTGCGGGATCGAAACCCGATCAGTTCAATGGTCGGGAGGCCGACGCCGTTTTTCTGGGAGTGGGTTTTCTGGCGAAGGAATCAGCGAAACTGCAGCAGCAGTATTGGCAGGCCAACGTGACCGACACCTGTGCCAAGACCGTGATCCCCATTCATTGGGACAACTTCAGTCGCAAACTGAAGCGTGGGTTGAAGCCCGCTCCGGTGGATAAAGTCGGGACGGCCTTTGCGTTTGTAAAACGAATGGCGAAGGCGGAGCAACGCACCGTGCGTATCATGGATCTGCGCGACACTGTGCTGTTGCAAAACCACGCTCTGATCACGGACGGCGACGTTCCGTGA
- a CDS encoding type IA DNA topoisomerase yields MKVVIAEKPSVARDLAQHLGATTRGNGFIEGNGWVVTWAFGHLIELCEPEDYTLDWKPWRLSALPIIPEEFKLRPRSDGSASEQLATIKRHFDAAEEIICATDAGREGELIFRYILTWAGPEAAAKPIKRLWISSLTDDAIRKGFAELKSATDYDHLYAAARCRSEADWIVGMNATRFFTVEYGKRSLLLSLGRVQTPILALIVGRDLEVEHFKPQTFWEVKTVCRGATFKHTGGKFDDEAKAQAIIDKVTGQELVITSVAKKNALAHPPLLFDLTSLQREMNKRHGFTADHTLKLAQSLYESKHLTYPRTDSTYLTSDLQPTIAPLLEKLRALKPTEIEPLDLTALNFTKRIIDDKKVADHHAIIPTTVLGDRLSGDEALLYDAVVTRLIAVFYPSAVRAVTTVEAEAAQEPFRARGTVIVDLGWEALYANAPEVNEDDDEPKKAKGKKKSGGGGGDDGDAEGDEDDGKQVLPDFAEGERNPHEPALSTGKTSAPKRFNEASLLSLMETAGKIVTDETLKEALKEKGVGTPATRASIIEVLISRGYVERKRKALISTQSGRALISLVQDDRLKSPELTGEWEYRLKQIERGAYDPAQFMREVCDYTREILANKAEATIDLKNLGPCPLCHEPVMRGRTGYGCSKWRDGCSFVLPGVLWELEVTPVLAREILIHGKSLTPHRIVVNGKAKFAHLRFTKKGEPAYDLAQVEKSDAKTDAFGQCPECAGDIVEGKKAYGCSNWKNGCRFVVWKTIARKEITPDIVRQLLEQRETEVLSGFTSKAGKAFDAKLKIVGGEVKFDFSG; encoded by the coding sequence ATGAAAGTTGTTATTGCCGAAAAACCCTCCGTCGCGCGCGACCTCGCCCAGCATCTGGGCGCGACCACCCGCGGCAATGGGTTCATCGAGGGCAATGGCTGGGTGGTGACCTGGGCCTTTGGCCACCTCATCGAGCTCTGCGAGCCGGAGGACTACACCCTCGATTGGAAACCGTGGCGGCTCTCGGCGCTGCCGATCATCCCGGAGGAATTTAAGCTACGGCCGCGCTCCGATGGTTCGGCCTCCGAACAACTCGCGACCATCAAACGCCATTTCGACGCGGCCGAGGAGATCATCTGCGCGACGGATGCCGGGCGCGAGGGAGAGCTCATCTTTCGCTACATCCTGACCTGGGCGGGACCGGAGGCGGCGGCCAAACCGATCAAGCGGCTCTGGATCAGTTCGCTCACCGACGACGCCATCCGCAAGGGCTTCGCCGAGCTCAAATCCGCCACCGATTACGACCACCTCTACGCGGCCGCACGTTGCCGCAGTGAGGCCGATTGGATCGTGGGCATGAACGCCACGCGCTTTTTCACCGTCGAGTATGGCAAACGCAGCCTGCTGCTGAGCCTGGGCCGCGTGCAGACGCCGATTCTGGCGCTCATCGTGGGGCGCGATCTGGAGGTGGAGCACTTCAAGCCGCAGACTTTTTGGGAGGTCAAAACGGTCTGCCGCGGTGCGACCTTCAAACACACCGGCGGCAAGTTCGACGACGAGGCCAAGGCGCAGGCGATCATCGACAAGGTCACCGGGCAGGAACTCGTCATCACCAGCGTCGCGAAGAAGAACGCGCTGGCGCATCCGCCGTTGCTCTTCGACCTCACCAGCCTGCAGCGCGAGATGAACAAACGCCACGGCTTCACGGCGGATCACACCCTCAAGCTCGCGCAGTCGCTCTACGAGTCGAAGCACCTCACTTACCCGCGCACCGACAGCACTTACCTGACGAGTGACCTGCAGCCGACGATCGCGCCGCTGCTCGAAAAACTGCGCGCGCTCAAACCGACCGAGATCGAGCCGCTCGACCTCACCGCGCTCAATTTCACCAAACGCATCATCGACGACAAAAAGGTCGCCGATCACCACGCCATCATTCCGACGACCGTGCTGGGCGATCGGCTGAGCGGCGACGAAGCGTTGCTCTACGATGCGGTGGTCACGCGGCTCATCGCGGTGTTTTATCCGTCGGCCGTGCGCGCGGTCACGACGGTCGAGGCGGAGGCCGCGCAGGAACCGTTTCGGGCGCGCGGCACGGTCATCGTCGACCTCGGTTGGGAGGCGCTTTACGCCAACGCGCCGGAGGTCAACGAGGACGACGACGAGCCGAAAAAAGCGAAGGGCAAAAAGAAGAGCGGTGGCGGCGGCGGCGACGATGGCGACGCGGAGGGCGACGAAGACGACGGCAAGCAGGTGTTGCCCGATTTCGCCGAGGGCGAACGCAATCCGCACGAGCCCGCGCTGAGCACCGGCAAAACCTCGGCGCCGAAGCGGTTCAACGAGGCCAGCCTGCTGTCGCTCATGGAGACGGCCGGTAAGATCGTGACCGACGAAACGCTGAAGGAAGCGTTGAAGGAAAAAGGCGTCGGCACGCCGGCCACGCGCGCGTCGATCATCGAGGTGCTGATCTCGCGCGGTTACGTGGAGCGCAAACGCAAGGCGCTCATCAGCACGCAGTCGGGCCGCGCACTCATTTCGCTGGTGCAGGACGATCGACTGAAGTCACCCGAGCTCACCGGCGAGTGGGAATACCGGCTCAAACAGATCGAGCGCGGCGCTTACGATCCGGCGCAGTTCATGCGCGAAGTGTGCGACTACACGCGCGAGATTTTGGCCAACAAGGCCGAGGCCACGATCGATTTAAAAAACCTAGGACCGTGTCCGCTCTGCCACGAGCCGGTGATGCGCGGACGCACGGGTTACGGGTGTTCGAAGTGGCGCGACGGCTGCAGCTTCGTGCTGCCGGGCGTGTTGTGGGAACTCGAGGTCACGCCGGTCTTGGCGCGCGAGATTCTCATCCACGGCAAGAGCCTCACGCCGCATCGTATCGTGGTGAACGGCAAGGCGAAGTTTGCGCACCTGCGTTTCACCAAGAAAGGCGAGCCGGCCTACGACCTCGCGCAGGTGGAAAAGAGCGACGCGAAGACGGATGCGTTTGGCCAGTGCCCGGAGTGCGCGGGCGACATCGTGGAAGGCAAGAAGGCCTATGGCTGCAGCAATTGGAAAAACGGTTGCCGCTTCGTCGTCTGGAAAACGATCGCGCGCAAAGAGATCACGCCGGACATCGTGCGACAGTTGCTGGAGCAGCGCGAAACGGAGGTGCTGAGCGGATTCACCTCAAAGGCCGGCAAGGCGTTCGATGCGAAGCTCAAGATCGTCGGCGGCGAAGTGAAGTTCGACTTCAGCGGGTGA
- a CDS encoding helix-turn-helix transcriptional regulator → MSRAPFSPLDSATQQALAHRAATTTPTTGSLSPAEWVELDRIILVLHALETPEAFEDFVLGPLTQFLGADFASWNVHDQHMHMVRVANSPAYASRIAPLVDALNRTLPSHPLFRHYIDFESGTVRRVETVERTREHVAEDTFRALPFYHEVAAPLQIEDQLIMQISIAHAGGILLTFHSHRLFTPTEHLKAAILRGHILARQYTLQRQADEHARESRHVRVRLMQTLSGREFETMQWLCRGLSNSEIGLRLGISTRTVDRHVSNLLAKLGIDCRTRVIARYAAWLEDTTDKIG, encoded by the coding sequence ATGAGCCGCGCGCCTTTTTCGCCCCTCGATTCCGCCACCCAGCAGGCTCTGGCCCACCGCGCCGCCACCACCACCCCGACAACCGGCTCCCTCTCACCCGCGGAATGGGTGGAACTCGATCGGATCATCCTCGTCCTGCACGCCCTCGAAACCCCGGAAGCCTTCGAGGACTTTGTGCTCGGCCCGCTTACCCAGTTTTTGGGCGCCGATTTCGCCAGCTGGAACGTCCACGACCAGCACATGCACATGGTGCGGGTGGCCAACTCCCCCGCCTACGCCTCCCGCATCGCGCCGCTGGTCGACGCCCTCAACCGCACCCTGCCCAGCCACCCGCTGTTTCGCCACTACATCGACTTTGAGTCCGGCACCGTCCGCCGCGTCGAGACCGTGGAACGCACCCGGGAGCACGTCGCCGAGGACACGTTTCGGGCGTTGCCCTTTTACCATGAAGTGGCCGCGCCCCTGCAGATCGAGGATCAGTTGATCATGCAGATCTCCATCGCTCACGCCGGCGGCATCCTGCTCACCTTTCACAGCCATCGCCTGTTCACCCCGACCGAGCACCTCAAGGCCGCCATCCTGCGCGGACACATCCTCGCCCGCCAATACACCCTGCAGCGCCAAGCCGACGAGCACGCCCGCGAGTCCCGCCACGTCCGGGTGCGTCTCATGCAGACCCTCTCCGGACGCGAATTTGAAACCATGCAATGGCTCTGCCGCGGCCTCAGTAACAGCGAGATCGGCCTGCGCCTCGGCATCTCCACCCGCACCGTCGACCGCCACGTGAGCAACCTGCTCGCCAAACTCGGCATCGACTGCCGCACCCGCGTCATCGCCCGCTACGCCGCCTGGCTCGAGGACACCACGGACAAAATTGGGTAA